From Carya illinoinensis cultivar Pawnee chromosome 5, C.illinoinensisPawnee_v1, whole genome shotgun sequence, one genomic window encodes:
- the LOC122311782 gene encoding uncharacterized protein LOC122311782 has translation MDSSASNPKTSYHARSNSLPSRPHPLIAQVNEHLCRLRASEGTSSSSSMSHNIVGLQDLHDCGDKLLLLPLSTQSLAQQQHEKWVNELLDGSLRLLDLCNTAKDALSQTKECTQELQSIMRRRRGESMLGSEVRKFLNSRKVVKKAINKALGNLKGAKDKCTFSPSEAENEAVALFSILREAEAFTVTVFESLLSFISGRNAQSKPCRWSLVSKLMRSKRVACEEEETHANEFSKVDAALLSVFMTSKFDNKHVENLQNKLEQLEMCTQDFEDGLECLFRRLIKTRVSLLNVLNH, from the coding sequence atggattcCTCTGCTTCAAACCCAAAAACCTCTTACCATGCTCGCTCTAACAGCTTGCCTTCAAGACCACACCCTCTCATTGCACAAGTCAATGAACATCTATGCAGATTGAGGGCTTCTGAAGgtacttcatcatcatcatctatgAGCCACAACATAGTTGGCCTTCAAGATTTGCATGATTGCGGGGACAAGTTGCTTCTGTTGCCACTCAGTACACAATCTTTAGCCCAGCAGCAGCATGAGAAATGGGTGAACGAGCTATTAGATGGATCTCTTCGGCTCCTGGATTTGTGTAACACTGCCAAGGATGCTTTGTCGCAAACAAAGGAATGTACACAAGAACTTCAATCTATTATGCGAAGAAGACGAGGAGAAAGTATGCTTGGGAGTGAGGTTCGGAAATTCTTGAACTCTAGGAAGGTGGTGAAGAAGGCAATCAACAAGGCCTTGGGGAACTTGAAGGGTGCAAAAGACAAATGCACCTTCTCTCCCTCCGAGGCAGAGAATGAGGCTGTGGCCTTGTTTAGCATCTTGAGAGAGGCGGAAGCTTTCACTGTTACCGTGTTCGAGTCTTTGCTGTCCTTTATATCTGGACGAAACGCACAATCAAAGCCATGCAGATGGTCTTTGGTTTCCAAGCTAATGCGCAGCAAAAGGGTTGCTTGTGAGGAAGAAGAAACACATGCAAACGAGTTCAGCAAGGTGGATGCAGCCTTACTTTCAGTTTTCATGACAAGTAAATTTGATAACAAGCATGTTGAGAACTTGCAAAATAAGCTCGAACAGTTGGAGATGTGCACGCAAGATTTTGAAGATGGACTTGAGTGCCTGTTTAGGCGTTTGATCAAAACCAGAGTTTCTCTTCTCAACGTCCTTAACCACTAG
- the LOC122311781 gene encoding endochitinase 2-like, whose amino-acid sequence MMFALAILCLWLSSFQRGLAEQCGRQAGGALCPGGQCCSQFGWCGTSPDYCTNGCQSQCSGGSGGEGDVGSLISRNQFDQLLKHRNDGGCPAKGFYTYDAFISATKSFPAFATTGDTATRKREIAAFLGQTSHETTGGWASAPDGPYSWGYCYLREQNPGSYCASDPNNPCAPGRQYYGRGPIQISWNYNYGRCGRAIGVDLLNNPDLVATDPVISFKTALWFWMTPQSPKPSCHDVITGRWNPSGADKSAGRVLGYGVITNIINGGLECGKGWNSKVEDRIGFYKRYCDILGVGYGNNLDCYSQRSFGNGLLMDTM is encoded by the exons ATGATGTTTGCCCTGGCAATTCTCTGTTTATGGCTGTCTTCATTTCAAAGAGGCTTAGCTGAGCAGTGTGGAAGGCAGGCAGGAGGTGCTCTATGCCCAGGTGGGCAGTGCTGCAGCCAATTTGGCTGGTGCGGCACCTCCCCTGACTACTGCACCAACGGTTGCCAAAGCCAATGCAGTGGTGGTAGTGGAGGTGAAGGGGACGTAGGCAGTCTCATCTCAAGGAATCAATTTGATCAGTTGCTGAAGCATCGCAACGATGGCGGCTGCCCGGCCAAGGGCTTCTACACCTACGATGCATTCATAAGCGCTACAAAGTCCTTTCCTGCCTTTGCTACCACTGGGGACACTGCCACCCGTAAAAGAGAGATTGCTGCTTTCTTAGGCCAAACTTCCCATGAAACTACAG GGGGATGGGCAAGCGCTCCAGATGGCCCATACTCTTGGGGATATTGCTATCTTAGGGAACAAAACCCTGGATCCTACTGTGCTTCCGATCCAAATAATCCTTGTGCTCCTGGAAGGCAATATTATGGCCGAGGTCCTATCCAAATTTCATG GAACTACAACTATGGGAGGTGTGGAAGAGCCATAGGAGTGGACCTATTGAACAACCCTGACCTTGTGGCCACCGACCCAGTAATCTCATTCAAAACAGCACTCTGGTTCTGGATGACTCCACAGTCCCCAAAGCCGTCGTGCCACGATGTTATCACCGGAAGATGGAACCCATCTGGTGCTGACAAGTCGGCCGGTCGGGTTCTGGGATATGGTGTAATCACAAACATCATCAATGGTGGACTGGAGTGTGGTAAAGGGTGGAATTCTAAGGTTGAGGATCGCATTGGGTTCTATAAGAGGTATTGTGACATACTTGGGGTTGGATATGGTAACAACCTTGACTGCTACAGCCAGAGGTCCTTTGGGAATGGACTATTGATGGACACCATGTAG